The following are from one region of the Mixophyes fleayi isolate aMixFle1 chromosome 7, aMixFle1.hap1, whole genome shotgun sequence genome:
- the NDUFB10 gene encoding NADH dehydrogenase [ubiquinone] 1 beta subcomplex subunit 10 → MPDKDVYPEPPSRTPAPNNQSGLPDPLQLVLTVFHYAVDRPVTAFHDWMERQRATRKTYYYHQEFRRVPDLSQCIEDDYLCHYEAGVQWKRDFLVDQEIVRIVRERFTACKTREGASADQNCAKLLEQYAQVCQGYQARYQDLGAFGNARRCLMKQKERMIQERKAAAQAQD, encoded by the exons ATGCCGGACAAGGATGTCTACCCGGAGCCTCCGAGCCGTACCCCGGCTCCCAACAACCAGAGCGGCCTCCCAGACCCGCTCCAGTTGGTGCTCACCGTCTTCCACTATGCGGTAGACAGGCCGGTCACCGCCTTTCACG ATTGGATGGAACGCCAGCGAGCAACGAGAAAGACTTATTATTATCATCAAGAATTCCGACGTGTTCCTGATCTTTCTCAATGTATTGAGGATGATTATTTGTGTCACTATGAAGCTGGTGTGCAATGGAAAAGAGATTT ccTGGTTGATCAGGAAATAGTCAGAATTGTACGTGAACGTTTTACAGCGTGCAAGACGAGAGAAGGGGCCAGCGCTGACCAGAATTGCGCCAAGTTGCTGGAACAGTACGCTCAAGTCTGCCAGGGGTATCAGGCCAGAT ATCAGGACCTCGGGGCTTTTGGTAATGCCAGGAGGTGCCTCATGAAGCAGAAGGAAAGGATGATACAAGAGAGGAAAGCCGCTGCTCAGGCACAGGACTAA
- the RPS2 gene encoding small ribosomal subunit protein uS5, which translates to MALFIFCSLQQMADDAGGNRGGFRGGFGSGGRGRGRGRGRGRGRGRGARGGKADDKEWVPVTKLGRLVKDMKIKSLEEIYLFSLPIKESEIIDFFLGSTLKDEVLKIMPVQKQTRAGQRTRFKAFVAIGDYNGHVGLGVKCSKEVATAIRGAIILAKLSIVPVRRGYWGNKIGKPHTVPCKVTGRCGSVLVRLIPAPRGTGIVSAPVPKKLLMMAGIDDCYTSARGCTATLGNFAKATFDAISKTYSYLTPDLWKETVFTKSPYQEYTDHLAKTHTRVSMQRTQAAPVPATS; encoded by the exons atggctttatttattttttgttccttGCAGCAAATGGCGGACGACGCCGGTGGTAACAGGGGAGGTTTTCGCGGGGGCTTCGGCAGTGGGGGCCGAGGTCGCGGGCGTGGTAGAGGCAGGGGCCGTGGAAGAGGACGTGGGGCCCGTGGAGGAAAGGCTGACGACAAAGAA TGGGTTCCAGTCACCAAACTTGGCCGTCTGGTCAAAGATATGAAGATCAAGTCTTTGGAAGAGATCTACCTCTTTTCCCTGCCAATTAAG GAGTCTGAGATCATCGACTTCTTCCTGGGCTCCACTCTGAAGGACGAGGTCCTGAAGATTATGCCTGTGCAGAAGCAGACCCGTGCCGGACAGCGAACAAGGTTCAAG GCTTTTGTGGCCATTGGGGATTACAACGGCCATGTTGGTCTTGGTGTGAAGTGCTCCAAAGAAGTGGCCACCGCTATCCGTGGGGCCATCATCCTGGCTAAACTATCCATCGTACCTGTTCGTAGAGGCTACTGGGGTAACAAGATCGGCAAGCCGCACACCGTGCCCTGCAAG GTCACTGGCCGTTGTGGTTCTGTACTGGTGCGTCTCATCCCAGCCCCCAGAGGTACTGGCATTGTGTCTGCTCCTGTCCCCAAGAAGCTGCTGATGATGGCTGGTATTGATGACTGCTACACGTCAGCCAGAGGCTGCACTGCTACCCTGGGTAACTTTG ctaaAGCCACTTTTGATGCCATCTCCAAGACCTACAGCTATCTGACTCCTGACCTCTGgaaggagacggtgttcaccaagTCTCCATACCAG GAGTACACCGACCATCTGGCGAAGACTCACACCAGAGTGTCCATGCAGAGGACCCAGGCTGCCCCCGTTCCTGCCACATCCTAA
- the RNF151 gene encoding RING finger protein 151 isoform X2: MGGGYDLDIFTENPDDDLLCSICHGVMRCPVMVSCSHIFCRKCILQWLKRQQSCPCCRTEVKGKLFVQMHKLKRKINCLQVKCPNEQNGCPALFPLSRSEEHAETCAFGLVGCSNEGCPALVLRKDTCEHSQTCEYWREMCHMGCGTLLSPTNRDEHNCYMEFKETYRKELHKLRQKARRIESLSSQMGKQIQLLSEGLEGVPASVNTLQVE, translated from the exons ATG GGCGGTGGATATGATCTAGATATCTTTACTGAGAATCCAGATGATGACCTCCTATGCTCGATATGCCATGGCGTAATGAGGTGCCCAGTCATGGTATCGTGCAGTCACATCTTCTGCaggaaatgtattttacaatggCTAAAAAG GCAGCAATCCTGCCCATGCTGTAGAACGGAAGTGAAGGGTAAGCTGTTTGTTCAAATGCACAAACTGAAGAGAAAAATCAACTGTCTACAAGTCAAG TGTCCTAATGAGCAAAATGGCTGCCCAGCCCTCTTTCCTTTGTCAAGGAGTGAAGAGCACGCCGAAACCTGTGCATTTGGGTTGGTGGGCTGTTCCAATGAAGGATGTCCGGCCCTGGTCTTACGGAAAGACACATGTGAGCACAGCCAGACCTGCGAGTATTGGCGCGAGatgtgtcacatgggatgcggAACGTTACTCAGTCCCACAAACCGCGATGAACACAACTGCTATATGGAATTTAAAGAGACCTACAGGAAAGAGCTGCACAAGCTCCGTCAGAAAGCCAGGCGGATAGAGAGTCTTTCATCCCAGATGGGCAAACAGATACAGCTGCTTAGCGAAGGTCTAGAGGGCGTTCCGGCCTCCGTTAATACCCTTCAAGTAGAATAA
- the RNF151 gene encoding RING finger protein 151 isoform X1 codes for MAAGREAMGGGYDLDIFTENPDDDLLCSICHGVMRCPVMVSCSHIFCRKCILQWLKRQQSCPCCRTEVKGKLFVQMHKLKRKINCLQVKCPNEQNGCPALFPLSRSEEHAETCAFGLVGCSNEGCPALVLRKDTCEHSQTCEYWREMCHMGCGTLLSPTNRDEHNCYMEFKETYRKELHKLRQKARRIESLSSQMGKQIQLLSEGLEGVPASVNTLQVE; via the exons ATGGCTGCAGGACGAGAGGCTATG GGCGGTGGATATGATCTAGATATCTTTACTGAGAATCCAGATGATGACCTCCTATGCTCGATATGCCATGGCGTAATGAGGTGCCCAGTCATGGTATCGTGCAGTCACATCTTCTGCaggaaatgtattttacaatggCTAAAAAG GCAGCAATCCTGCCCATGCTGTAGAACGGAAGTGAAGGGTAAGCTGTTTGTTCAAATGCACAAACTGAAGAGAAAAATCAACTGTCTACAAGTCAAG TGTCCTAATGAGCAAAATGGCTGCCCAGCCCTCTTTCCTTTGTCAAGGAGTGAAGAGCACGCCGAAACCTGTGCATTTGGGTTGGTGGGCTGTTCCAATGAAGGATGTCCGGCCCTGGTCTTACGGAAAGACACATGTGAGCACAGCCAGACCTGCGAGTATTGGCGCGAGatgtgtcacatgggatgcggAACGTTACTCAGTCCCACAAACCGCGATGAACACAACTGCTATATGGAATTTAAAGAGACCTACAGGAAAGAGCTGCACAAGCTCCGTCAGAAAGCCAGGCGGATAGAGAGTCTTTCATCCCAGATGGGCAAACAGATACAGCTGCTTAGCGAAGGTCTAGAGGGCGTTCCGGCCTCCGTTAATACCCTTCAAGTAGAATAA